Proteins encoded within one genomic window of Camelina sativa cultivar DH55 chromosome 19, Cs, whole genome shotgun sequence:
- the LOC104765398 gene encoding late embryogenesis abundant protein 76-like: MASNQQSYRAGETRGKAQEKTGQAMGTMRDKAEEGRDKTQATAQSAKDKTSQTAQTAQQKAHETAQAAKDKTSQTAQTAQQKAHETTQAAKEKTSQAGDKAREAKDKTGSYMSETGEAIKNKGQDAAQYTKETAQGAAQYTKETAEAGRDKTGGFLSQTGEQVKQMAMGAADAVKHTFGMATEEEDREHFPGSTTTTTATTRTTDPTHQTYQRK, translated from the exons ATGGCGTCCAACCAACAGAGCTACAGAGCTGGTGAAACCAGAGGCAAGGCCCAG GAGAAGACTGGACAAGCTATGGGAACAATGAGGGACAAGGCTGAGGAAGGTAGGGACAAGACTCAAGCGACTGCTCAATCTGCAAAAGATAAGACTTCTCAAACCGCACAAACGGCCCAACAGAAGGCTCATGAGACGGCCCAGGCAGCGAAAGATAAGACATCTCAAACTGCTCAGACTGCCCAACAGAAGGCCCATGAGACGACTCAAGCAGCAAAAGAAAAGACTTCTCAAGCCGGCGACAAAGCTCGCGAGGCTAAGGACAAGACCGGGAGCTACATGTCGGAGACAGGCGAAGCCATAAAGAACAAGGGTCAAGACGCTGCTCAGTACACAAAGGAGACCGCTCAAGGTGCGGCTCAGTACACAAAAGAGACGGCTGAAGCTGGTAGAGACAAGACCGGTGGGTTCTTGAGCCAGACCGGTGAGCAAGTGAAGCAAATGGCGATGGGTGCAGCTGATGCGGTGAAGCATACCTTTGGGATGgctacagaggaagaagacagaGAGCATTTCCCAGGAAGTACTACGACCACTACTGCTACTACTCGGACCACTGATCCGACTCATCAGACTTACCAGAGGAAGTGA